Sequence from the Amycolatopsis sp. NBC_00345 genome:
ACGACCCGAGAGACCGGAGGAGGCCGAGCCCGATGCCCGAGAACGGACACGCGCGCGGTGAACCGACGGACTCCACAGACGGGGTACCCGAAACGGTCCATGATCACTCACCGCTGAACCAGAATTCTTCGCGTGATGCACAAACCGCGACCGAACGATCGCAGGGTGTCGGCGGCCGGCTGCGCGAGCTGATTTCCGCGAATCCGGTGCCCTCGTGGGATCTGTGGACGAAGCCGCGTCCGATGATCATTTTCCTGCTTTCCTGGGAAGCGGTCGCGGTCGCGCTGCTGACGTTCGCGATCGTCACCACCGGCCAGACGATGCTCGTCGACTGGGCGCGGTTCGGCATCCTCGCCGCGTGCGCCACAGTGCACATCCAGCTCACCCGGCGGCAGGAAGAGCGGCGGCGCAACCGGGTCACGGCCGTCCACATCGACCTGTCCGGCATCTGGGTCTTCCCCGGCGCGCTGCTGCTGCCGATCCACCTGACCCTGCTGCTGATCGTCATCGTCCGGACCCAGCGGTGGTTCAACTCGCGACGGCCGCCGCACAAGTTCGTCTTCACTTCCCTCACCCACGCGGTTTCGGCCTGGGTGGCCCACGAGCTCTACCAGACCTTCGCGTCGGCGGAGGTGGCCCGGCTCAGCCCGGCGAACTCGCTGCAGGTCTTCGGCATCCTGATGCTCGTCGGCTTCTGTTACGCCGCACTGCAGGCGATCGTCATCGGCAGCCTGCTCGCGCTGGGCGGCACCTCGGCGCCGACGCTGAGCAACGTACTGGGCACCAAGGACGACAACCTGCTGGAGCTCTCGACGATCGGGCTCGGCACGATCGCCACCATCCTGCTCGTGGAAATCCCGCCGGCGATCGTGATCCTGGTGCTGATCACCGTGCTCGGCAACCGGCTGGCGGAAATCAACCAACTGCAGTCGGAGGCGCGGACGGACCCGAAGACGGGGATCTTCAACGTGCGCGGCTGGTCCGAGTCGGCCGAGCGCGCGCTGGCCCGCTCCGTGCGCGGCGGCGAAATGCTGGCGCTGCTGATGATCGACCTCGACCATTTCAAGTGGATCAACGACACCTACGGTCACCCGGCCGGCGACGACGTGCTGCGCACCGTCGCCCAGACACTCGACGAAATCACCCGCCCCAAGGACATCATCGGCCGGTTCGGCGGCGAGGAGTTCCTGATCCTGCTGCCGGACGTCGACGAGACGGCGGCGAAGGTGACGGCCGAGCGCATCCGCGTCGCGCTCGCCGAACAGCAGATCGTGAGCACCGACAAACGCGGCGGCCGGGCCAGGATCAGCGACCGCACCGCGTCGATCGGGGTGGCGCTGCTCGGGCCGAACGGGACCACTGTGGAGCAACTGCTGCACGCCGCGGACGCCGCCGTTTACGCGGCTAAGGAGGGCGGCCGCAACCAAGTGCGGTTCGCCGACGCGGACCAGTCCTTCACCGAGGGCCAGCCCTTCACCGATAGCTGAGCGCCCCTGTTTCCGGCCTTCTCGTTTCCTGCTCTCCGTTTGCCCGAGCACAAAACCCGATTAATCGCGTTCGGCTCCGGCCCGGCGGGAACGGCGGTGCGAATTCGCTTTCCGCCGGGTTTCCCGAGCGGTAATTCATCGACGCCCGAAATAAGCGGTATGTTCGGCGCCGTCGTCATCGGGGGTTATCCCCCGCCCGTGCCGGGGGCTGTCACCGTGCCGTCCCCACCGGAGGACTGGCACCCTGGGGGCATGCCAGCCACCGACGACCGCGCCCCGGCCGCCGCACGCCCACGACGTCGCTGGTCGACGTCGGGGTGGCTGCTGCTCGTCCTCTTCATCGTGTTCGCCTTCGGGCTGATCGCCTCGCGCCCGGCGTCGCCGCCGGACCAGGGACCGCCGACGGGTGACGTGCTGGCGGCGCAGAACGCCATCGAGGCGCTGGTGCACCCCGGCCCGCAGCCGAGCGCGCTGGCCTTGCTGCCCAAGGATTTCACCACCGTGATGGGGGTGCGGCCGGGCGTGCTGACGGCGCGCGACGGGACCGTGCGGGCCGTGCACGTCGACGGCGGCTGTTCCGCGCCGTGGGGTGACGACAACACGAAGTGGGACTACTCCGTGCCGTGCAAGGCGCACGACCTCGGCTACGACCTGCTGCGCTACGCCGACAAGAAGGGCCACCCGCTGGACCAGCCGGCCCGCGCGTCGCTCGACGCCCAGCTGTCGAAGGACATGCACCACACCTGCACGCTGAACCCGATGGATTCGCCGCGCACCTGCCAGCTCGTCGCGACGCTGTACTCGGCCGGGCTGGTGGTGAACTCGTGGCACCAGCGCTGGGGCCCGCCGGTGGGCGACCCGATCGGCGCGATGGTGGCGGGCGTGCTGGTGATCGGCGCGCTGCTGGTGCTCCGGCTGCGCGCCTGGCCGGCGGCGCGGCGGACCCGGCCCGCGGTTCGCCGGACCGGCCCGCCGACGCGGTGGGCCCTGCTCGGCGCGGGCGGCGCGGCGCTGCTGATGCTCGGCGAGTCCGTGACCGCGCTCGCCGACTGGGCGGGCGCGCCGGAGCAGGCGCTGTGGCCGTTGACCTGGCTCGCGCAGCTGACCCCGCTGCTGTTCTTCGCCGGCGGCCACGCCAACGAGGCGGGCTGGCAGGCCGAACGCGACCGCGGCTACCGGCACTACCTCGCCGAGCGCGCGAGCCCGTTGCTGCGGCCCGCGCTGATCTTCGCCGTGGTGGCGCTGCTGGTGCCGCTGGCGCTCGAACTGCTCGGCATCCCGGCGGGCACCAACGCCACGGTCATGCGGATCGCGCTGCACCCGTTGTGGCTGCTGGGCGTGTACCTGCTGATGATCGTCTGCGCGCCGGCGCTGCTGGCGCTGTACCGCCGGGCGCGTCTGGCGTCGGTGCTCACGCTGCTGGCCCTGGTCGTCGCCGGCGAGCTGACGGCGACCTGGTCGGGCTCGCAACTGCCGCGTTACGGCGCGACCCTCGCGCTGGCGCTGCTGGCCCAGCAGCTGGCCTTCGCGCACGCTGACGGCGTTCGGCCGTCCCGGCGAGTGCTGGCCATGGCGGCGGCAGTCGGTGTCGGCGGGCTTGCGGTGGCGAGTTTCACGCTGGGCGCCTCGCCGACCCTGCTGGGCAGCCCCGGCGCGCCCGCGGCCCTGTCCGCCGCGCCGTGGGAAGTGCTGCTGCTGGGCGTCGCGCAACTGGGCCTGGCCGGGCTGTTCGCGACGCCGCTGCGGCGCTGGGCGGCGCGGCCCGCGATCCGGCGGGCGGCGGGGCTGGTGCTGCGCGCGCCGATGAGCCTGTACCTGGCGTTCCTGGCGGCGATGCTGCTGCTCGTCGCCGTGGTGTACCTGCCGGGCCCGATCGCCGACGACCTCAGCTGGCTGATCCGGCCGCGGACCGCGATGGCCGTCGCGCTGCTCGCGGTGCCCGCCCTCGCGGTGTTCTGGTGGTTCGAGCGCCACCCGGGCGCGGCGGCCGACAACGACGCCGAGCCACCGGTCCGCGTCCGCACCGGCCCCGGCTGGCACGCGGTGCTGCTGACCAGGGCCGCCGCGGTGATCGGCATCGGCTACGCGACGGCCGGCGTGTTCGGCCTCGCGCTGGCCCGCTTCGGCGACGTCGCCGCGGACGCCGACCTGCTCGGCCTCCGCTTCGACCCGGTGCAGAGCCTGGTCCACCTCCTGCTCGGCGTGCTGCTGCTGCACACGGTCCGGACCGGCGCCACGACGGCGGCGAGCACCTGGCTGGCCTGCGCGCTCGGCTGCATCCCCGCGCTGGTGGCCGCCTCGGACGGTGAGCCCTCGGGCGCCGCCACGGTCGTCCTGCATGCCGGGACGGCGGTGTTCGCCCTGGTCGCCGCCGCATCGTGCCTGGTACCGGCCCGGCGGGCGGCCGGCGCGACGCCGGGCTGAGCCGGACACTCCGGGTACGACCGGCATTCCGCCGGTCAGGCGAACCCGCCGCGAATGGCGGAACATGGGTGGTGCACGCCACACGAAGAAGGGGATGTGTAAACCTACGACAACCACGTCCCGGCACCATGCGTCTTCAAGACCGGGACCGCAGTACTGACGAGAAGGAGCCGACGCGTGGATCACCCGCCTCGGAACGGGCAAGGCGACCGCCGCCCCGCCCGCCCCTGGCAGGACACGCCAGGGCGTGGACCGGCCCGTCGCGTCCCGCCTCCAGGGCGCGCGCCCCGCGAAAACGCCGAGTACGGCGCCCCCCGGGAGCCCCGCGACCCGCGTAAGGCCCCGCCTCGCCGCCCCGGCCCGCCGCCGCCGAACCGCCGTCCGGCCCAGCGGGCCCGCCGCAACTCCTTCCGCAGCGCCAAGATCGTCCTCGCCGTGGTGTCACTGCTGGTCATGGGCCTCACCGGGTACGCGTGGGCCTCGTTCCAGGGCCTGGTCAACGGCCTGAACTACTCCGA
This genomic interval carries:
- a CDS encoding GGDEF domain-containing protein; the encoded protein is MIIFLLSWEAVAVALLTFAIVTTGQTMLVDWARFGILAACATVHIQLTRRQEERRRNRVTAVHIDLSGIWVFPGALLLPIHLTLLLIVIVRTQRWFNSRRPPHKFVFTSLTHAVSAWVAHELYQTFASAEVARLSPANSLQVFGILMLVGFCYAALQAIVIGSLLALGGTSAPTLSNVLGTKDDNLLELSTIGLGTIATILLVEIPPAIVILVLITVLGNRLAEINQLQSEARTDPKTGIFNVRGWSESAERALARSVRGGEMLALLMIDLDHFKWINDTYGHPAGDDVLRTVAQTLDEITRPKDIIGRFGGEEFLILLPDVDETAAKVTAERIRVALAEQQIVSTDKRGGRARISDRTASIGVALLGPNGTTVEQLLHAADAAVYAAKEGGRNQVRFADADQSFTEGQPFTDS
- a CDS encoding phospholipase A2 gives rise to the protein MPATDDRAPAAARPRRRWSTSGWLLLVLFIVFAFGLIASRPASPPDQGPPTGDVLAAQNAIEALVHPGPQPSALALLPKDFTTVMGVRPGVLTARDGTVRAVHVDGGCSAPWGDDNTKWDYSVPCKAHDLGYDLLRYADKKGHPLDQPARASLDAQLSKDMHHTCTLNPMDSPRTCQLVATLYSAGLVVNSWHQRWGPPVGDPIGAMVAGVLVIGALLVLRLRAWPAARRTRPAVRRTGPPTRWALLGAGGAALLMLGESVTALADWAGAPEQALWPLTWLAQLTPLLFFAGGHANEAGWQAERDRGYRHYLAERASPLLRPALIFAVVALLVPLALELLGIPAGTNATVMRIALHPLWLLGVYLLMIVCAPALLALYRRARLASVLTLLALVVAGELTATWSGSQLPRYGATLALALLAQQLAFAHADGVRPSRRVLAMAAAVGVGGLAVASFTLGASPTLLGSPGAPAALSAAPWEVLLLGVAQLGLAGLFATPLRRWAARPAIRRAAGLVLRAPMSLYLAFLAAMLLLVAVVYLPGPIADDLSWLIRPRTAMAVALLAVPALAVFWWFERHPGAAADNDAEPPVRVRTGPGWHAVLLTRAAAVIGIGYATAGVFGLALARFGDVAADADLLGLRFDPVQSLVHLLLGVLLLHTVRTGATTAASTWLACALGCIPALVAASDGEPSGAATVVLHAGTAVFALVAAASCLVPARRAAGATPG